In Candidatus Krumholzibacteriia bacterium, a single genomic region encodes these proteins:
- a CDS encoding glucosidase, which produces MNAEQTRLEAARDKKLAWKKWGPYLSERQWGTVREDYSESGDAWNYFSHDDARSRAYRWGEDGIAGISDDRQLLCFALALWNGKDPILKERLFGLTNSEGNHGEDVKEYYFYLDSTPTHSYMKTLYKYPQAAYPYDDLVRTNRARARNEMEYELLDTGVFDQDRYFDVVVEYAKATPEEILIQITAHNRGSERAALQVLPTLWFRNVWSWGGNGVKPLLRQLAPGVVAATHPDLGRRFLYAEGAKELLFTENETNTARLVHVPNQTPYVKDAFHNFIVYGQREAVNPEQSGTKVAAHYELTVPAGGSVTIRLRLTDVAPGESAVAKTEPGELFGSAFDAVMTVRRKEADEFYAAVIPASLGTDGAQVMRQALAGMLWSKQFYYYDVGKWLDERGAKQFNSRHLAPRNAHWHHMHNANILSMPDKWEYPWYAAWDLAFHCLALTLVDVEFGKQQLDLMLQTHYLHPNGQLPAYEWNFGDVNPPVHAWATIFTYRLEKNQKGQGDLEWLERSFQKLLLNFTWWVNQKDRSGSNVFEGGFLGLDNIGVFDRSAPLPTGGYLDQADGTAWMALFCQNMLEIAVELAQTRPAYLVLCEKFIEHALWITSSMLHAGDDTGMWDEEDGFFYDVLRLPDGRAQRLKVRSMVGLLPLCAVTVYEGELRGKDPEMEARLRRFLEGHPEVTAFIHDPARRNVAGRAMSAPLNENKLRRVLTRMLDESEFLSPYGIRSVSKYHEAHPYVLHVGGQEHRVSYLPAESDSGMFGGNSNWRGPIWLPVNGLIIRALLHYYLYYGNDFVIECPTGSGRRMNLYQVAEEIGRRLSHIFLRDGSGRRAVYGGTRKFQEDPHWRDLILFYEYFHGDNGAGLGASHQTGWTGIMARLMHLFATTTAEQALELGKAAAAREIDERAQADRAVVPQGG; this is translated from the coding sequence ATGAACGCGGAGCAAACTCGTCTCGAAGCGGCTCGGGACAAGAAGCTGGCATGGAAGAAGTGGGGACCTTATCTCAGCGAGCGCCAGTGGGGTACGGTCCGCGAGGACTACAGCGAATCCGGTGACGCCTGGAACTACTTCAGTCACGATGACGCGCGCTCGCGCGCCTATCGCTGGGGTGAGGATGGCATCGCGGGGATCAGCGATGACCGGCAGCTGCTCTGCTTCGCCCTGGCGCTCTGGAACGGCAAGGATCCCATCTTGAAAGAGCGTCTCTTCGGCTTGACCAACAGCGAAGGGAACCACGGCGAGGACGTCAAGGAATACTATTTCTATCTCGACTCCACGCCGACCCACTCCTACATGAAGACGCTGTACAAATACCCTCAGGCCGCCTATCCGTACGACGATCTCGTGCGAACCAACCGCGCTCGCGCCCGCAACGAGATGGAATACGAACTGCTCGATACGGGCGTCTTCGATCAGGATCGCTACTTCGACGTCGTCGTCGAATACGCCAAGGCCACACCCGAGGAAATCCTCATTCAGATCACCGCCCACAACCGCGGTTCGGAGCGGGCGGCGCTCCAGGTGTTGCCGACCCTCTGGTTCCGCAACGTGTGGTCCTGGGGCGGCAATGGCGTCAAGCCGTTGCTTCGCCAACTCGCGCCCGGTGTCGTCGCTGCCACCCATCCCGACCTCGGCCGGCGCTTCCTCTACGCCGAGGGCGCGAAGGAGCTCCTCTTCACCGAGAACGAGACCAACACCGCGCGGCTCGTGCACGTCCCCAACCAGACGCCGTATGTCAAGGATGCGTTCCACAACTTCATCGTCTACGGACAGCGTGAGGCGGTGAATCCGGAGCAGAGCGGCACCAAGGTGGCGGCACATTATGAGCTGACCGTGCCCGCCGGCGGCTCCGTTACCATCCGTTTGCGCTTGACCGACGTGGCACCGGGCGAATCCGCCGTGGCCAAGACCGAGCCAGGCGAGCTGTTCGGGAGCGCCTTCGATGCGGTGATGACGGTGCGGCGGAAGGAAGCCGACGAGTTCTACGCTGCGGTCATTCCCGCTTCGTTGGGCACCGACGGGGCCCAGGTGATGCGCCAGGCGCTCGCCGGCATGCTCTGGTCCAAGCAGTTCTACTATTACGATGTCGGCAAGTGGCTCGATGAACGTGGCGCCAAGCAGTTCAACTCACGGCATCTCGCCCCGCGCAACGCGCATTGGCATCACATGCACAACGCCAACATTCTCTCGATGCCCGACAAGTGGGAGTACCCTTGGTATGCGGCCTGGGACCTTGCCTTCCACTGCCTGGCACTGACACTGGTGGACGTGGAATTCGGCAAGCAGCAGCTGGACTTGATGCTGCAAACGCACTACCTGCATCCCAACGGCCAGCTGCCGGCCTACGAATGGAACTTCGGGGATGTGAACCCGCCGGTACACGCCTGGGCCACGATCTTCACCTATCGGCTGGAGAAGAACCAGAAGGGCCAGGGAGACCTCGAGTGGTTGGAACGCTCCTTCCAGAAGCTGCTGCTCAACTTCACCTGGTGGGTGAACCAGAAGGACCGCTCCGGGAGCAACGTCTTCGAGGGCGGCTTCCTGGGACTGGACAACATCGGGGTCTTCGATCGCAGCGCGCCGCTCCCGACCGGCGGCTACCTGGACCAGGCCGACGGGACAGCCTGGATGGCGCTCTTCTGCCAGAACATGCTGGAGATCGCCGTCGAGCTGGCGCAGACGCGACCGGCTTATCTCGTGCTCTGCGAGAAGTTCATCGAGCATGCCCTGTGGATCACCTCGTCGATGCTCCATGCCGGCGATGACACCGGCATGTGGGACGAGGAGGATGGCTTCTTCTACGACGTGCTCCGGCTGCCCGACGGCCGGGCGCAGCGCCTGAAAGTCCGCTCCATGGTCGGGTTGCTCCCGCTGTGTGCGGTCACCGTCTACGAGGGGGAGCTGCGCGGCAAGGACCCCGAGATGGAGGCGCGGTTGCGCCGTTTCCTCGAAGGGCACCCGGAAGTGACCGCCTTCATCCACGACCCGGCCCGGCGCAACGTCGCCGGCCGCGCCATGAGCGCCCCGTTGAACGAAAACAAGCTCCGCCGGGTGCTGACGCGGATGCTCGACGAGAGCGAGTTCCTGAGCCCCTACGGCATCCGCTCCGTTTCCAAGTACCACGAGGCGCATCCCTATGTCCTCCACGTGGGAGGCCAGGAGCATCGCGTCTCCTACCTGCCGGCGGAGTCCGACAGCGGCATGTTCGGCGGCAACTCGAATTGGCGGGGACCGATCTGGCTGCCGGTGAACGGGCTCATCATCCGCGCCTTGCTCCACTATTACCTCTACTACGGCAACGATTTCGTCATCGAGTGCCCCACCGGCTCCGGCAGGCGCATGAACTTGTACCAAGTGGCGGAGGAGATCGGCCGGCGGTTGAGCCACATCTTCCTGCGGGATGGCAGCGGGCGGCGCGCGGTCTATGGGGGGACACGGAAGTTCCAAGAGGATCCGCACTGGCGTGACCTCATCCTGTTCTACGAGTACTTCCACGGCGACAACGGCGCCGGCCTCGGTGCCAGCCATCAGACCGGATGGACGGGCATCATGGCGCGGCTCATGCACCTCTTCGCGACCACCACGGCAGAGCAGGCCCTCGAGCTCGGCAAGGCAGCCGCCGCGCGGGAGATCGACGAGCGCGCCCAAGCCGACCGCGCCGTCGTGCCCCAGGGCGGCTGA
- a CDS encoding SdiA-regulated domain-containing protein, translating to MGWIRTAAASGVLVILLALGRSDSAPTPSPTTAALELLGTHPLSISEPSDLAIDESGRKLWTVTNNPARVYQLDRGGNVVKTLNYVGQDLEGIAYDATDRTLWVAEENRREVIHLDLNGDVLSRHLLDLTGDKNSGLEGICLDARGRIVLLNEKRPGLFIELGSDHAIATQRRLDFAQDYSGLTYDRRKGCFWIVSDQSRSLYLWSKDKGVIGTYPLSFPKAEGIALDEAANLIYIVSDSENSLYVYRNPLGSDSGSR from the coding sequence ATGGGCTGGATCAGGACCGCGGCGGCGTCCGGAGTGCTCGTGATCCTCCTGGCACTTGGACGCAGCGACTCCGCACCGACCCCGTCTCCGACCACCGCCGCGCTCGAGCTCCTGGGGACGCATCCGTTGAGCATTTCGGAGCCGTCCGACCTGGCGATCGACGAATCGGGCCGAAAGCTCTGGACGGTCACCAACAACCCGGCCCGCGTTTACCAGCTCGACCGGGGCGGGAATGTGGTCAAGACCCTCAACTACGTGGGACAAGACCTGGAGGGGATCGCGTACGATGCCACGGATCGGACCCTATGGGTCGCCGAAGAGAATCGTCGAGAGGTCATTCATCTCGACTTGAACGGAGACGTCCTGTCGCGACATCTCCTCGACCTGACTGGCGACAAGAACAGCGGGCTCGAAGGGATTTGTCTTGATGCACGAGGTCGTATCGTCCTGCTCAACGAAAAGCGCCCCGGCCTGTTCATCGAGCTGGGTTCCGACCACGCCATTGCCACCCAGCGCCGGCTGGACTTCGCGCAGGACTACTCGGGACTGACATACGATCGTCGCAAGGGCTGTTTCTGGATCGTCAGCGATCAGTCGCGCAGCCTGTACCTGTGGAGCAAGGACAAGGGTGTCATCGGCACGTACCCGTTATCGTTCCCGAAGGCCGAGGGGATCGCGCTCGATGAGGCAGCGAACCTGATCTACATCGTCAGCGATTCCGAGAACAGCTTGTATGTCTATCGGAACCCTCTCGGGAGTGATTCGGGGTCACGATGA
- a CDS encoding site-2 protease family protein yields the protein MFNPFEAAVFYFIFLFSTTLHEAAHAWAAMRGGDLTAYRGGQVSINPLPHIRREPFGMVVLPVLSVIFSGWPLGFASTPYDPAWARLHPKRAALMSLAGPAANLSLVLVTALLIRLFLGYGFFSAGRSSMAHLVIAEGSGWESLAFVLSVFFSMNLILFALNILPVPPLDGSGVLPMFLGRDYSMRLQEVFAQPIVAMMGMIIVWRGFSSIFRPIFHFAVDLLFRGLL from the coding sequence GTGTTCAACCCTTTCGAAGCAGCCGTATTCTACTTCATTTTCCTGTTCTCGACGACGCTGCACGAAGCCGCGCACGCCTGGGCCGCCATGCGCGGCGGTGACCTCACCGCCTATCGGGGCGGTCAGGTTTCGATCAACCCGCTGCCCCACATCCGACGCGAGCCGTTCGGTATGGTGGTCCTACCGGTGCTCTCGGTGATCTTCTCGGGCTGGCCCCTCGGCTTCGCCAGCACGCCCTACGATCCGGCCTGGGCCCGTCTCCATCCCAAGCGCGCCGCCCTCATGTCCCTCGCTGGGCCGGCGGCGAACCTTTCCCTGGTTCTTGTCACGGCACTCCTCATCCGTCTGTTTCTGGGCTACGGTTTTTTCAGCGCCGGCCGTTCGAGCATGGCCCACCTCGTGATCGCCGAAGGCTCCGGGTGGGAAAGCCTGGCTTTCGTCCTCAGCGTGTTCTTCTCCATGAATCTCATCCTCTTCGCGCTCAATATCCTTCCTGTGCCGCCCTTGGACGGTAGCGGCGTTCTCCCGATGTTCCTGGGTCGTGACTACTCGATGCGGTTACAGGAAGTCTTCGCTCAGCCCATTGTCGCGATGATGGGCATGATCATCGTGTGGCGCGGCTTCTCCAGCATCTTCCGCCCCATCTTCCACTTCGCCGTCGATCTCTTGTTCCGCGGCCTACTTTGA
- a CDS encoding BamA/TamA family outer membrane protein: MLVALVCVALLLCGTSLPVLSSPADSTAVIAPAAAPDTEAAEPKQSTNQSQLFPPKMALGRLYVLPLVSYADERGFGVGGEFLFPFRLSGNSPESHPSELRARAQVTFKGQTQLDLASTVYWKDGTHVLRARVSHRDTAERFYGIGPDTPQSNEEVYRPHRFQAYVEGFHNVLPYFRAGVRVEMEFFEFLERVPGGLLQAPVYSSSSGEKVIGAGFVLEWDRRDQRYAPSHGYYYQAFGMLFDDALGSDFDFTNFNVDLRNYFTIKPQHVLATQVFLYGTTDSPPFWRLASLGGRAHSRGYRRDRYLDEVLFAVQAEYRAPVLWRLSLTGFGGTAAVAPQISKFRYDTLRPTLGIGLNVHYRKNHAIVARFDTALGQEGVRFGLAINESF; the protein is encoded by the coding sequence GTGCTCGTCGCGCTGGTTTGCGTCGCCTTGCTACTGTGCGGCACCTCGCTCCCCGTCCTGTCGAGTCCGGCTGATTCCACCGCGGTGATCGCCCCCGCGGCAGCTCCGGACACCGAGGCAGCCGAACCGAAGCAGTCCACGAACCAGTCGCAGCTTTTTCCCCCCAAGATGGCGCTGGGACGGCTCTACGTCCTGCCGCTCGTGTCCTACGCCGACGAGCGGGGTTTTGGCGTCGGCGGCGAGTTCCTTTTCCCCTTCCGCCTGTCCGGCAACAGCCCCGAGTCGCACCCCTCGGAGTTGCGCGCGCGGGCGCAGGTCACCTTCAAAGGACAGACCCAGCTCGACCTGGCCTCGACCGTCTACTGGAAAGACGGTACGCACGTGCTCCGCGCGCGAGTGTCGCATCGCGACACGGCGGAGCGTTTCTATGGGATCGGGCCGGATACGCCCCAAAGCAACGAAGAAGTCTACCGGCCGCATCGATTCCAGGCTTACGTCGAAGGCTTCCACAACGTCTTGCCGTACTTCCGCGCTGGAGTCCGGGTGGAGATGGAGTTCTTCGAGTTCCTGGAGCGTGTTCCGGGCGGCTTGCTGCAGGCGCCCGTGTACAGCAGCAGCAGCGGTGAGAAGGTCATCGGCGCTGGTTTCGTCCTGGAGTGGGACCGCCGTGATCAACGCTACGCACCCTCGCATGGCTACTATTATCAGGCCTTCGGCATGCTCTTCGACGATGCCCTCGGGAGCGACTTCGACTTCACCAATTTCAATGTCGACCTGCGCAATTACTTCACCATCAAGCCGCAGCACGTGCTGGCCACGCAGGTCTTCCTCTACGGCACCACGGACAGCCCGCCCTTCTGGCGTCTCGCCTCCCTTGGTGGACGAGCGCACTCGCGCGGCTACCGCCGCGACCGCTACCTGGACGAGGTTCTTTTCGCGGTGCAGGCGGAGTACCGGGCGCCCGTTCTCTGGCGTCTCAGCCTGACTGGCTTCGGTGGCACCGCAGCGGTGGCGCCGCAGATCTCCAAGTTCCGCTACGACACCCTGCGCCCGACGCTCGGCATCGGGCTCAACGTCCACTACAGAAAGAACCACGCCATCGTCGCCCGCTTCGACACTGCCCTCGGCCAGGAGGGCGTTCGCTTCGGCTTGGCGATCAACGAGTCGTTCTGA
- a CDS encoding ribokinase has product MGVEGSVRRVIVAGSVNMDLVVHAPRHPRPGETVLGDSFQVFPGGKGANQAVAAARLGAPTTLVAMLGKDAFGESLDTFLRSEAIDASSLERVDLATGIGCIVVDAESQNTIVVVPGANALLGPERVQAVSVAAGDIIVCQLETPLPTVQAFLAHGRQHGATTLLNPSPAQACPPVLFRLADILVLNETEAAFFAGIATLDHADIDAVVDAATTLRVHTDQWVVVTLGERGAVAVHGDRHHPIPARQVRAVDPTGAGDCFVGAVAARLAAGDEIVPALHYANVAASLCVQKPGAAPSLPHRAEVESVH; this is encoded by the coding sequence GTGGGCGTCGAGGGTTCGGTGCGACGGGTGATTGTCGCAGGCAGCGTGAACATGGACCTGGTCGTGCATGCGCCGCGCCATCCGCGCCCCGGCGAGACCGTGCTCGGCGACAGCTTTCAGGTCTTCCCGGGCGGGAAAGGCGCGAATCAAGCAGTGGCTGCGGCACGGCTCGGCGCGCCTACGACGCTCGTGGCGATGCTGGGGAAGGACGCCTTCGGTGAATCCCTGGACACCTTCCTGCGCTCGGAAGCGATCGATGCGAGTTCCTTGGAGCGTGTAGATCTCGCGACCGGAATCGGATGCATTGTCGTCGACGCTGAGTCCCAGAACACGATCGTCGTGGTGCCGGGCGCGAACGCGCTCCTCGGGCCCGAGCGCGTCCAGGCCGTTTCGGTGGCAGCAGGCGACATCATCGTGTGCCAGCTCGAGACTCCGCTTCCGACAGTGCAGGCGTTCTTGGCGCACGGCAGGCAGCACGGGGCAACGACGCTGCTGAATCCGTCTCCAGCACAGGCCTGTCCACCCGTGTTGTTCCGACTCGCCGACATCCTGGTGTTGAACGAAACGGAGGCGGCATTTTTCGCGGGCATTGCGACACTCGATCACGCCGACATCGACGCGGTCGTAGACGCCGCGACGACGCTGCGCGTGCACACCGACCAGTGGGTCGTCGTGACCTTGGGCGAACGCGGCGCTGTCGCCGTGCACGGTGACAGGCATCACCCCATCCCGGCGCGGCAGGTGCGGGCCGTGGATCCAACCGGTGCAGGAGATTGTTTCGTCGGCGCGGTCGCGGCCCGGTTGGCGGCGGGGGACGAGATCGTGCCCGCTTTGCATTACGCCAACGTCGCAGCCTCGCTCTGCGTGCAGAAGCCGGGAGCCGCGCCATCGCTGCCGCATCGAGCCGAGGTCGAGTCGGTGCACTAG
- a CDS encoding S9 family peptidase: MLSRRLAPPCILAEIRPVTFLFLALVSAAIPASAQKAHAPAAAAVTPAGTLTPEMVVSMRSIRDLAVSPDGQWIAYTLQVPRGLDEDRGSAYLEIWLMDRDGKHPRQFTPSKQRSWSPAFSPDGKRLAFLANRPGRDSDGDKDDADKAGIFLIDLQGGEARQLTAGEYSVRSCRWSPTGEALAFTAKAPMPAERKEARKKGRDWIEGDVDLTPTPLWSVRVADGKVVRLTTTDANVLDFDWSPNGTSLVVRLTDSARVDESYLTSRLTLVPATGGEPAPLVRTQGKLDQPHFSPDGKHVAWLGATSVNDPFPGTVYVVPATGGTARALTTAEPGCATALEWTDASTLLYAASRGTATALVTVPAAGGKLRDVLTNGPIFSGFALSSNRKTLALVGNTPRHPGEIFAAAYSSGGTRVRRLTTTNLEVERTQLGAQKVMRWKATDGLDIEGVLVHPVGYTPGARYPLVVMAHGGPESCFRNGWNTSYSQWAQLLAQRGYVVLMPNYRGSTGRGEAFERGDHGDLAGKEFEDVLAGIDALAAAGTVDPARVGIGGGSYGGYFSAWAATAWSERFAASVDFAGITDWHSMQGVSDIPLENATVHWNLPYYENADLYWERSPLAHVQKCRTPILIAHGDSDRRVPVGQAVELYTALRLLGREVELVRYPRAGHGLEESPHQHDFLTRVLDWYEQHLKEAPEAAFR, encoded by the coding sequence ATGCTGTCGCGACGACTTGCTCCCCCATGCATCCTTGCCGAGATCCGCCCGGTGACATTCCTCTTCCTCGCCCTCGTCTCGGCGGCGATCCCTGCCAGCGCTCAAAAGGCGCACGCCCCTGCGGCGGCTGCCGTGACCCCCGCGGGCACGCTGACCCCCGAGATGGTGGTGTCGATGCGCAGCATCCGTGATCTGGCCGTGTCGCCCGACGGTCAGTGGATCGCCTACACGCTCCAGGTCCCTCGCGGCTTGGACGAGGACCGCGGCTCGGCCTATCTGGAGATCTGGCTCATGGATCGTGATGGCAAACACCCGCGGCAGTTCACGCCGAGCAAGCAGCGCTCCTGGTCGCCGGCGTTTTCTCCCGATGGCAAGCGGCTCGCCTTCCTGGCCAACCGTCCTGGGCGCGACAGCGATGGCGACAAGGACGACGCCGACAAGGCCGGCATCTTCCTCATCGACCTGCAGGGCGGCGAGGCGCGGCAACTGACGGCGGGCGAGTACTCCGTTCGCAGCTGCCGTTGGTCACCCACCGGCGAGGCTCTGGCCTTCACCGCCAAGGCTCCCATGCCGGCGGAGCGGAAGGAAGCGCGCAAGAAGGGGCGGGACTGGATCGAAGGCGATGTCGACCTCACCCCGACGCCTCTGTGGTCCGTGCGCGTCGCCGATGGCAAGGTCGTGCGTCTCACGACGACCGACGCCAACGTGTTGGACTTCGATTGGTCGCCGAACGGCACCAGCCTGGTCGTGCGCCTCACGGACTCGGCCCGCGTCGACGAGTCGTACCTGACGTCGCGCCTGACACTCGTCCCCGCCACGGGAGGCGAGCCGGCGCCGCTCGTTCGCACCCAGGGCAAGCTCGATCAACCGCACTTCTCCCCCGACGGCAAGCACGTCGCCTGGCTCGGCGCCACCAGCGTCAACGACCCCTTCCCCGGTACGGTCTACGTGGTGCCCGCGACGGGCGGCACGGCGCGTGCCCTGACGACAGCCGAGCCCGGCTGCGCCACGGCGCTGGAGTGGACAGATGCTTCCACCCTGCTCTATGCAGCCTCGCGGGGCACTGCGACGGCGCTGGTCACGGTGCCGGCGGCGGGGGGCAAACTGCGCGACGTCCTCACCAACGGGCCCATCTTCTCTGGCTTCGCCCTTTCCAGCAATCGCAAGACCCTCGCTCTGGTCGGCAACACGCCTCGACATCCAGGAGAGATTTTCGCTGCCGCCTATTCGAGCGGCGGCACCCGTGTTCGCCGTCTGACCACGACCAATCTCGAGGTCGAGCGCACACAGCTCGGCGCTCAGAAGGTGATGCGCTGGAAGGCCACTGACGGCCTCGACATCGAGGGCGTGCTGGTACACCCCGTGGGCTACACGCCGGGGGCGCGCTATCCCCTCGTCGTCATGGCCCATGGCGGGCCGGAGAGTTGCTTTCGCAATGGCTGGAACACTTCGTACTCGCAGTGGGCGCAGCTGCTCGCCCAGCGCGGTTACGTGGTGCTGATGCCGAATTATCGCGGCAGCACCGGGCGAGGCGAGGCCTTCGAACGCGGCGATCACGGCGATCTGGCCGGCAAGGAGTTCGAGGATGTCCTCGCCGGCATCGACGCACTCGCCGCCGCCGGCACGGTGGACCCCGCCCGGGTGGGGATCGGTGGGGGTTCCTATGGCGGCTACTTCTCCGCCTGGGCAGCGACGGCGTGGTCCGAGCGCTTCGCCGCTTCCGTCGACTTCGCCGGCATCACCGACTGGCACTCCATGCAGGGCGTTTCCGACATCCCGCTGGAGAACGCCACCGTGCATTGGAACCTGCCTTACTACGAGAACGCCGATCTCTACTGGGAACGTTCGCCCCTCGCGCACGTGCAGAAGTGCCGGACCCCCATCCTCATCGCCCACGGCGACAGCGATCGGCGCGTCCCCGTCGGCCAGGCCGTCGAGCTGTACACGGCGCTGCGGCTCCTCGGCCGCGAGGTGGAGCTGGTGCGCTATCCCCGCGCCGGACATGGCCTCGAGGAATCGCCGCACCAGCACGACTTCTTGACCCGCGTGCTCGATTGGTACGAGCAGCACCTGAAGGAGGCGCCGGAGGCGGCGTTCCGCTAG
- a CDS encoding energy transducer TonB: MARLAILGPTRSGRYPRWGFLDRFETNEVMPRACGATLALLALLVVSTLLAYHLRPVKERTSGPSRQRTTGVVQLSEYPVPPPPMVRRRPPAPVPVSRPRWGALHLVDVSVPEEESIGPPSDAGSGAGDSASDLGQEGDALDIGDEPAPLQARDETFVAFEHEPELVWMREPVYPEIARDAGIEGLVLVRVLVGADGTVLQVTLLRSVLGLDEAALEAAKTAVFRPALQQGLPVQAWVVIPIEFSLRADGARD; this comes from the coding sequence ATGGCCCGGCTGGCGATTCTCGGCCCCACGCGCTCAGGACGTTACCCGCGTTGGGGCTTTCTCGATCGCTTCGAGACCAACGAAGTCATGCCGCGCGCCTGCGGCGCGACCCTCGCCTTGCTCGCCCTGCTCGTGGTCTCGACCCTCCTCGCGTACCACCTGAGGCCAGTGAAGGAACGCACGTCGGGCCCATCGAGGCAGCGAACGACCGGTGTGGTGCAACTCTCGGAGTATCCGGTCCCACCACCGCCCATGGTGCGGCGGCGGCCGCCAGCACCCGTTCCCGTCTCGCGGCCGCGCTGGGGAGCGCTGCACCTCGTCGATGTTTCGGTGCCGGAGGAAGAATCGATCGGTCCGCCCAGTGACGCTGGAAGTGGAGCCGGAGACAGCGCGAGTGACCTTGGCCAAGAAGGCGACGCTCTCGACATCGGCGACGAACCCGCACCTCTCCAGGCTCGAGACGAGACCTTCGTCGCCTTCGAGCACGAGCCCGAGCTGGTGTGGATGCGCGAGCCTGTCTATCCCGAGATCGCGCGCGATGCGGGCATCGAGGGTTTGGTCCTGGTGCGCGTGCTCGTCGGCGCCGACGGTACGGTGCTCCAGGTGACACTCTTGCGCAGCGTCCTCGGCCTCGACGAAGCGGCGCTGGAAGCGGCCAAGACGGCGGTCTTCCGCCCCGCCTTGCAACAGGGACTTCCCGTCCAGGCCTGGGTCGTCATCCCGATCGAGTTCAGCCTGCGTGCCGACGGAGCGCGCGACTAG